The Dermacentor albipictus isolate Rhodes 1998 colony chromosome 2, USDA_Dalb.pri_finalv2, whole genome shotgun sequence genome has a segment encoding these proteins:
- the LOC135901875 gene encoding uncharacterized protein, protein MDGNVGMGMGLEGMDDDEMPIMAGASRPWLSTTGILALLSVFLITLVGIILFSLYLYFLQAKLECPDCKVADVATLKKKKLTTTTTSTESILRQIVAPEEEVPARLLWMRLRRQRLRMRKRRRRRLLRIWRRLRPYYQARLYAWLWRSLSAEMRQKRQLRARTSLVASRSRLVGGRQRLPLRGSRRRLHWKGMWRNRRRRRRASRRSRFVTFVWGRRFRARNVMRY, encoded by the exons CGGAATGGGCATGGGCCTGGAGGGAATGGACGACGACGAGATGCCCATCATGGCCGGAGCGTCCAGGCCTTGGCTCTCCACTACGGGCATTCTCGCGCTCCTGTCCGTGTTCCTCATCACGCTCGTGGGCATCATCCTGTTCTCGCTGTACTTGTACTTCCTCCAAG CCAAACTGGAATGTCCCGATTGCAAGGTGGCCGACGTGGCGACGCTCAAGAAGAAGAAACTCACCACGACCACCACGTCGACCGAGTCCATCCTGCGGCAGATCGTAGCGCCCGAGGAAGAAGTGCCGGCCCGGCTGCTGTGGATGCGGCTACGGCGCCAACGACTTCGCATGCGAAAGCGGCGTCGCAGGCGGCTGTTGCGCATCTGGCGCCGACTACGTCCCTACTACCAGGCGCGCCTCTATGCGTGGCTGTGGCGCTCGTTGAGCGCAGAGATGCGGCAGAAACGACAACTCCGAGCTCGTACGTCACTCGTCGCAAGCAGAAGTCGTCTTGTAGGAGGGCGTCAGCGATTACCTTTGCGAG GGTCAAGACGACGGCTTCACTGGAAGGGAATGTGGCGGAACCGACGTAGGCGACgaagagcaagcagacgaagTCGATTCGTGACTTTTGTGTGGGGCCGGAGGTTTCGGGCCCGAAATGTAATGCGGTACTGA